The Candidatus Hydrogenedentota bacterium sequence ACCCTGGCGGCGGTCCTGGCTGGAAAGATGTTGCGGCGGTTCGACCTTACCGAAGCGCAGTTCAATGTACTGTTTGCGCTGAGATACAAGACCCGCGCGCTCACCCAGGTGGAATTGGGGCGGCGGCTGGTTGTCACACGCGCAACGGTGACCTCGGTGCTTGACAAGCTCGAATCGAAGGGGTACGTCGAGCGGCAAAACGTGCCGGACAACCGGCGAAGCTATCACGTGGAATTGACCGAGGCGGGGCGCGCGCTGGTGGACCAGGTCGAGCCGGTCTACCGGAACAGTATTCACTACGTCCTGGGCCATCTGGACGAAGACGATGTCAAGCATTTGATTCGCATACTGGACCCCGTGCGGGCGCGGATGCGCGAGTTGGCGCGCACCGAAGACTCTCTTGAACCGGCGGCGAGTCGCTGACACGTCTGCAACGCTGACATTGATGGTGCAATTGGCTATTATGGCAGTTCATTTGGGAGCGTAGCCTGACTGAAGGAGAAGCGGTGATGGCTATTGCAGCGCCGGCACATCCGGTTGCGGAAGAGCGATACGACGCCAAGGGATTCTGGGCGTTGATCGCGGTGATGTTCCAGGGAGCGTTCAACGACAATGCGTATAAATTCGTACTGATCTACTACCTTTGCGACAGGTATGCGGACCCAGCGGCGGGCAGACCGGCGACTTGGGTCACGACGGTCCTGACGGCCATGGGACTGCTCATGTTCGCGCTTCCATACCTCATGTTTCCGGGATTGGCCGGCGCCTTGGCCGACCGGTTCAGCAAACGCACCGTGACCATCGCCACAAAGTGGTGGGAAGTAGGCGTGATGGTGGTCGGTCTAATCGCTTTCTGGACCGACAGCGTAGCGTTCATGGCGGTCATGTTCTACATGATGAACATGCAGAGCGCATTCTTCAGCCCCGCAAAGTATGGGATCCTGCCGGAGATGCTCCCCGAGAGCCGCCTTTCGTGGGGCAACGGCATTCTCCAGATGGGGACATTCGTCGCGATTATCCTGGGCGTCGGCATTGTCGGGCCATTGATGGACTTGGGGTTGGGGGTGTATTGGCTTTCAGTGTTTCTGATCGGGATGTCGACCCTGGGACTGTTGGCGTCTTACCATGTAACGCGTGTGCCCGTGGCCTGCCCTGCCCAACGCATCCCGCTCAATCCCTGGTCGGGTCTGGGCAAGTATTTCAAGTGTTTCTGGGCTGATCATGTGCTGTTTCTGACCATGGTCGGCGGCGGATTCTTCTGGTTTATCGGCGGCCTGATGCAGAGCAACGTCGTCGTCCTGGGCGAAAGCGTGCTGGGATGGTCCCACCAGTACGCCGGTTACCTCCAGCTGTCGATCGCGCTTGGAATTGGCTTCGGCAGCGTGGCGGCAGGGTATTTCTCGCGCCGTAAGATTGAGTTTGGCCTGGTGCCGCTGGGCTTGACCGGCATGACGGTCTCGGCGGCGCTGCTGTACTTCCCCTGGACATCGTTCCCTGTGCTGACGGTACTGCTCTTCGCGCTCGGATGGTCCGGGGGCTTTTTCCAGGTTCCTCTGGCCGCGGGGTTGCAGCACCGCAGTCCGCGCGAGATGAAGGGCGGCATTATCGCGGCTTTCAACATCGTCACGTGCATCGGTATCTCGATTGCGGGACTGGTGCTGCTCATTCAGCCGATCTTCATGCCGTCCGGCAAGAATGTGAATCCCTACAACATCTTCATAGCGGGCGCGGCAATGACGTTCTTGATGGGGCTGTATCTGTGTTTCCGCCTTCCCGCCTTCATCTTGCGCACGGCGCTATGGCTCATGGGCAACACGATTTACCGGGTGGACACGCGCGGGCAGAAACAGATTCCGCTGAATGGGGGGGCGCTCATCGTGGCCAATCACACGTCGTTCGTGGACGCGCTGATTCTCACGGCCTCGATCGACCGGCCGGTGCGGTTCCTGATATCCCAGGAAATATACAAGGTGCCGTGGATTCGCCCGTTTGCGAAGATCATGCGGTCGATCCCGGTATCGCCGATGGCGCAACCGAAGGATTTGATACGCTCGTTGCACGAAGCGGCCGCCGCGATCAACAACGGCGAACTCGTCTGCGTGTTTGCGGAGGGCCAAATCACCCGGACCGGCAACCTGCTGCCGTTTCGGAAGGGGTTCGAGCGCATCATGAAGGGCATGAACGCGCCGATCATTCCCGCGCATCTGGATCGCTTGTGGGGGAGCATCTTCAGCTACTCAAAGGGCCGGTTCTTCTTGAAGCTCCCCAAGCATATTCCCTACCGCGTGATGGTAACCTACGGCGAGCACATGAGCGCCGAGAGCACGGCTGTCCAGGTGCGAGAACGAATTCAGCGGCTGGGCACCGAGGCATACCTCGACCGCAAGCTCCACGAGCCCCTGCTGCACCGGGGGTTTGTTCGTATGGCCCGGAAGCGGCCGCTTCATATGGCCATGGCGGACCATTCCATGGATACGCTGCCCTATTGGAAAGCGCTGGTGGCCGCGGTGACGCTCGCGCGCAAACTTCGCGAACTGACCGGCGAGCAGCCCATGGTGGGCGTCTTGCTGCCTCCGACGGTAGGGGCGGCGCTGACGAATATTGCGCTCACGCTCATGGGGAAGACCGTCGTAAACCTGAATTATACGGCTTCGGACGACGCGCTGGACAGCGCGGCCCGCCGCTGCAATCTCACGCATGTGATAACCGCCCACGCGTTTCTCAGCAAAGTGAGCTGCAAGGTGCCGGGCAAGGCGGTCTATCTCGAAGATGTCCGCAAGTCGATGAACGGGAAAGACCAGCTTGTTGCGATGATCATGGCAGCGCTGTTTCCGTTGCGGGCCTTGGAGCGGAGACTGGGCGGGGCGAGGCGCCGGTCGCCGGACGACCTTGCAACAGTGATTTTCAGCAGCGGCAGCGAAGGCGAGCCCAAGGGCGTGATGCTCACGCATTTCAATATCGTGAGCAACATCGAGGCGGCCCTGCAGGTCTTCCCCCATGAACGGGGCGACGGGATAATGGGCATGCTGCCGTTTTTCCACAGCTTTGGATACATGGCCACGCTGTGGTTGCCGCTCGCACAAGGGTTCCGGGTGGTGTTTCACCCCAATCCGCTCGAAGCGAAGGTAATCGGACAGCAGATTTATAAACACAAGCTGGACTTCCTGGTTGCGGCGCCGACGTTTCTGCAGGCGTTCGTAAGGCGCTGCCTGCCGGAAGAACTGGGCTGTCTGCGATACGTCATTACCGGCGCGGAGAAACTTCCCGCGCGGGTGCGCGAGGCCTTCGAGAGCAAGTTCGGTATCACGCCGCTCGAAGGATACGGCACCACGGAATGCGGGCCAGGAGTGTCTTTCAACGTGGTCGATTTCCGGGCCCCCGGGTTCTTTCAGGTGGGTACCAAGCACGGCACGGTCGGCCATCCCCTTCCGGGAGTCAGCGTCAAGATCATCGACCCGGATACGGGCGAAGAGCTGCCCCAGGGAGAGGCGGGGCTCCTTCATGTAAAGGGTCCGAACATCATGACGGGTTACATCGGGATGCCCGAAAAGACCGCCGAAGTCCTGCATGACGGCTGGTACAACACGGGTGAT is a genomic window containing:
- a CDS encoding MarR family transcriptional regulator, which produces MTLQKELDLDLPFEDFRHEAMLGIVRTATLAAVLAGKMLRRFDLTEAQFNVLFALRYKTRALTQVELGRRLVVTRATVTSVLDKLESKGYVERQNVPDNRRSYHVELTEAGRALVDQVEPVYRNSIHYVLGHLDEDDVKHLIRILDPVRARMRELARTEDSLEPAASR
- a CDS encoding acyl-[ACP]--phospholipid O-acyltransferase codes for the protein MAIAAPAHPVAEERYDAKGFWALIAVMFQGAFNDNAYKFVLIYYLCDRYADPAAGRPATWVTTVLTAMGLLMFALPYLMFPGLAGALADRFSKRTVTIATKWWEVGVMVVGLIAFWTDSVAFMAVMFYMMNMQSAFFSPAKYGILPEMLPESRLSWGNGILQMGTFVAIILGVGIVGPLMDLGLGVYWLSVFLIGMSTLGLLASYHVTRVPVACPAQRIPLNPWSGLGKYFKCFWADHVLFLTMVGGGFFWFIGGLMQSNVVVLGESVLGWSHQYAGYLQLSIALGIGFGSVAAGYFSRRKIEFGLVPLGLTGMTVSAALLYFPWTSFPVLTVLLFALGWSGGFFQVPLAAGLQHRSPREMKGGIIAAFNIVTCIGISIAGLVLLIQPIFMPSGKNVNPYNIFIAGAAMTFLMGLYLCFRLPAFILRTALWLMGNTIYRVDTRGQKQIPLNGGALIVANHTSFVDALILTASIDRPVRFLISQEIYKVPWIRPFAKIMRSIPVSPMAQPKDLIRSLHEAAAAINNGELVCVFAEGQITRTGNLLPFRKGFERIMKGMNAPIIPAHLDRLWGSIFSYSKGRFFLKLPKHIPYRVMVTYGEHMSAESTAVQVRERIQRLGTEAYLDRKLHEPLLHRGFVRMARKRPLHMAMADHSMDTLPYWKALVAAVTLARKLRELTGEQPMVGVLLPPTVGAALTNIALTLMGKTVVNLNYTASDDALDSAARRCNLTHVITAHAFLSKVSCKVPGKAVYLEDVRKSMNGKDQLVAMIMAALFPLRALERRLGGARRRSPDDLATVIFSSGSEGEPKGVMLTHFNIVSNIEAALQVFPHERGDGIMGMLPFFHSFGYMATLWLPLAQGFRVVFHPNPLEAKVIGQQIYKHKLDFLVAAPTFLQAFVRRCLPEELGCLRYVITGAEKLPARVREAFESKFGITPLEGYGTTECGPGVSFNVVDFRAPGFFQVGTKHGTVGHPLPGVSVKIIDPDTGEELPQGEAGLLHVKGPNIMTGYIGMPEKTAEVLHDGWYNTGDVAFLDEDGFITITDRLARFSKIAGEMVPHTKVEDELHRLLGLSEQAMAVTGVPDSGKGERLVVLHTLSNGDVERLVAKMDQSTLPKLWLPKYNSFYYIPEIPILGTGKMDIKRVKKLARELDVGG